The Parafrankia discariae genomic sequence GCGCTACCCGGCTCGGACCAGTGGAACGTCTACACCCCGGTGGAGATCCTCACCGGAGGCGTCGACCTGCCGAACCGGATCCTGATCGTCGACGACACCGGCGACCGCCAGGCGTTCGTCACCGCCGAGTACCTGGCCCAGCGCCGCCACGAGGTGCACGTGATCTCGCAGTACCCCCAGCTCGGGCATGCCTTCGCCGACGGTCATGATCTTCCGTTCGCGTTCGGGCAGCTGCGGCGCTCCGGGGTCACCTTCACGCCGAACGTCGAGGTGCGCGCCATCGACGAGGACACCGTCACCCTGGCCGACGTCTTCACCGGTGAGACCTCCCAGCTGTCCGACGTCGACGGTGTCGTGCTCGTTCTCGGCAACACCGTCGACGACCTGCTCGCCCGTGAGCTCGACGGCACCGGTCTCGACGTCCACCTGGTCGGCGACGCGCAGGCGCCGCGGCGCATCTTCAACGCGATCTGGGAAGCCGACACCGCGGCCCGAAAAATCTGACCGAGCCAAGTGGAAAGCTGAGGAGACCAGTGGGCAACGGAGAAGTGCACGGGCCGTTGACGGGATGCCGTGTTCTCGAGCTCGGTTCATTGATCGCCGGCCCGTTCTGCGGGCAGCTGCTGGGCGACTTCGGCGCGGAAGTCATCAAGATAGAGGACCCCGCCGGGGGCGACCCGATGCGCAACTGGGGCAGCCAGGCGCCGGGCGGACTGTCACTCACCTGGCCGATCATCGCCCGCAACAAGAAGTCCATCACCTGTGACCTGCGGGACGCCCGCGGCCAGGAACTGGTACGGCGACTCGCCGAGCACGCGGACGTGCTCGTGGAGAACTTCCGCCCCGGCACCCTGGAACGGTGGAACCTCGGGTACGACACTCTTTCGAGTATCAATCCGGGGCTCGTCCTGGTCCGGGTCACCGGCTACGGGCAGGACGGCCCGTACGCGAACCGGGCGGGCTTCGGCTCCATCGGGGAGGCGATGGGCGGCATCCGCTACACGACCGGGAATCCGGACCGCCCGCCGAGCCGCACCGGCATCTCGCTCGGCGACTCGCTGGCGGGCACGTTCGCGGCGCTCGGAACGGTCATGGCGCTGCTCAACCGGGAGCGCAGCGGTCGCGGGCAGGTCGTCGACTCCGCCATCTACGAGGCCGTGCTGGCCCTGATGGAGGCCCTGGTGCCGGAATGGGAGCTGGCCGACTTCCGGCGCGAGCGCACCGGCTCCATCCTGCCGGGGGTCGCGCCCAGCAACGTCTACACCACCGCGGACGGCGCGGAGATCCTGATCGCGGCGAACCGGGACACCATCTTCACCCGCCTCTGCGACGTCATGGGCAGCCCTGAACTGGCGACGAACCCGCACTTCGACACACACCACGGGCGCGGCGAGAATCTCGAGGAGCTCGACAAGATCATCGGCGAGTGGACCGCGACCCAGCCCTCGGAGCAGCTCCTCGACCGCCTGCACGAGGCGGGTGTCCCGGCCGGCCGGATCTACACGGCGGCCGACATGGTCACCGACGCGCACTTCAAGGCCCGCAAGGCCGTCGTCCGGCTGCTGCACGACCGCCTCGGCGAGTTCCCGATGCAGAACGTCGCGCCGCGGCTGTCCGCCACGCCGGGCGGCATCCGCTCGCTGGGCCCGGAGCTCGGCGAGCACAACGAGACCGTCTACGGCGGCCTGCTCGGCCTCAGCCCCGCCGACCGCGAACAACTCGTCGCCGACGGCATCATCTGACCGACACCAGTATCGGACCGGCACCCAGTATCCGACCGGCACCAGTCGAACCCGTGAACGGAGTAACCGCGTGGCCATCACGATCTGCGAGGTAGGCCCGCGTGACGGCCTGCAGAACGAAAAGACGCTGCTCCCGACCGAGACCAAGGTGGAGCTGATCCGGCGCGCCGTCGCCGGCGGCGTGCGCCGGATCGAGGCGACGGCGTTCGTGCACCCGAAGCGGGTGCCGCAGATGGCCGACGCCGAACAGGTGATGGCGCAGGTCCCCCGCGACGGCGGGGTCTCCTACATCGGCCTGGTCCTGAACCGGCGGGGATTCGAACGCGCCCTGCAGGCGGGCGTCGACGAGGTCAACATGGTCGTCCTCGCCACCGAGACGTTCAGCGAACGCAACCAGGGGATGACCGTCGAGGCGAGCCTGCGCGCCTGGTCGGAGATCGCGGAA encodes the following:
- a CDS encoding CaiB/BaiF CoA transferase family protein; translation: MGNGEVHGPLTGCRVLELGSLIAGPFCGQLLGDFGAEVIKIEDPAGGDPMRNWGSQAPGGLSLTWPIIARNKKSITCDLRDARGQELVRRLAEHADVLVENFRPGTLERWNLGYDTLSSINPGLVLVRVTGYGQDGPYANRAGFGSIGEAMGGIRYTTGNPDRPPSRTGISLGDSLAGTFAALGTVMALLNRERSGRGQVVDSAIYEAVLALMEALVPEWELADFRRERTGSILPGVAPSNVYTTADGAEILIAANRDTIFTRLCDVMGSPELATNPHFDTHHGRGENLEELDKIIGEWTATQPSEQLLDRLHEAGVPAGRIYTAADMVTDAHFKARKAVVRLLHDRLGEFPMQNVAPRLSATPGGIRSLGPELGEHNETVYGGLLGLSPADREQLVADGII